Proteins from one Mus pahari chromosome 10, PAHARI_EIJ_v1.1, whole genome shotgun sequence genomic window:
- the LOC110328649 gene encoding proline-rich protein 23A3-like, which produces MLRTRPRSPSANPAPCWSPQSSASSPAKRRRLHQEPASPELLAQPDLEAPAEPATSVVFLAAGSALQLPLDGVDLLLEPEPNSVLEVSLQGHTILLVPEGLQASNHFGQPGFVAISPQGPAAQDGPQDHLVGLQQETCEYFCQDGVCDEDADLEFLEPWARPPDDQANGSFSSIPGVPSPLSQDQAPEPSTGTERYAPRSMWELDSNVLGLFPGSTLQPLPSSLSQNPQEQLPPCPPSSPRAPCKARKRLVYE; this is translated from the coding sequence ATGCTGCGCACCAGGCCCCGCAGCCCCAGCGCCAACCCCGCTCCCTGTTGGTCACCGCAGTCATCAGCATCCAGCCCTGCCAAGCGCCGCCGCCTCCACCAGGAGCCCGCGAGCCCAGAACTCCTGGCTCAGCCCGATCTGGAAGCACCCGCCGAGCCCGCCACCTCTGTGGTTTTCCTGGCAGCTGGCTCTGCCCTGCAGCTACCCCTGGATGGCGTCGACTTGCTGCTGGAGCCAGAGCCCAACTCGGTCTTGGAAGTGTCGCTCCAAGGACACACCATCCTCCTGGTCCCCGAGGGACTCCAAGCCTCCAACCATTTTGGACAACCTGGATTCGTGGCCATCAGCCCACAGGGACCCGCTGCCCAGGACGGGCCCCAGGATCACCTAGTCGGTCTCCAGCAGGAAACCTGTGAGTACTTCTGCCAAGATGGTGTCTGCGATGAGGATGCAGACTTGGAATTCCTGGAGCCCTGGGCTAGACCTCCAGATGATCAGGCCAATGGGAGCTTTTCCTCCATCCCAGGGGTGCCCAGTCCTTTGTCTCAGGACCAAGCCCCAGAGCCTTCCACTGGAACAGAGCGATATGCCCCTAGGTCCATGTGGGAACTGGACAGCAACGTGCTGGGACTCTTCCCTGGCTCAACATTGCAGCCTCTGCCTTCAtctctttcccagaatccccaAGAGCAGCTTCCGCCATGTCCTCCAAGCTCTCCCCGGGCTCCTTGCAAGGCCCGGAAGCGACTGGTCTATGAATGA
- the LOC110328705 gene encoding proline-rich protein 23A3-like, translating to MLRTRPRSPSADPVLCWSPQTPAPSPAKRRRLHQEPACLEALVQPELEATAEPTTSVVFLAAGSALQLPLDGIDLLLEPEPTSVLEVSLQEHTILLVPEGLMTEPQPEQPEFMAISPQGAAAQDGPQDHLVDLQEETCEYFYQEDVCDEDADLDMLEPYDQANGSFSSIPRVPSPLSQDQVPEPSTGTERYAPRSTWELDNYLLGPFPSSPLQPLPPSPSLSPQEQLPPRPPRSPRAPCKARKRLVYE from the coding sequence ATGCTGCGCACCAGGCCCCGCAGCCCCAGCGCCGACCCCGTACTCTGCTGGTCACCGCAGACACCAGCACCCAGCCCTGCCAAGCGACGCCGCCTCCACCAGGAGCCCGCGTGTCTAGAGGCCCTGGTTCAGCCCGAGCTGGAAGCAACCGCTGAGCCCACCACCTCCGTGGTTTTCCTGGCCGCAGGCTCTGCCCTGCAGCTACCCCTGGATGGCATCGACTTGCTGCTGGAGCCAGAGCCCACCTCAGTCTTGGAAGTGTCCCTCCAAGAACACACCATCCTCCTGGTCCCCGAGGGACTCATGACAGAACCCCAGCCAGAACAGCCTGAATTCATGGCCATCAGCCCGCAGGGAGCTGCTGCCCAGGACGGGCCCCAGGATCACCTAGTCGATCTCCAGGAAGAAACCTGTGAGTACTTCTACCAAGAGGATGTCTGTGACGAGGATGCAGACTTGGACATGCTGGAGCCATATGATCAGGCCAATGGGAGCTTTTCCTCCATCCCAAGGGTGCCCAGTCCTTTGTCTCAGGACCAAGTCCCAGAGCCTTCCACTGGAACAGAGCGATATGCTCCTAGGTCCACCTGGGAACTGGACAACTACCTGCTGGGACCCTTCCCTAGCTCACCactgcagcctctgcctccatctccttccctgaGTCCCCAAGAGCAGCTTCCGCCACGCCCTCCACGCTCTCCCCGGGCTCCTTGCAAGGCCCGGAAGCGATTGGTCTATGAATGA
- the LOC110328688 gene encoding proline-rich protein 23A3-like, with the protein MLHTRPRSPSANPVLCWSAQTPAPSPAKRRRLHQEPACLEALVQPELEATAEPATSVVFLAAGSALQLPLDGIDLLLEPEPNSVLEVSLQEHTILLVPEGLMTEPQPGQPEFMTISPQGPAAQDGPQDHLVGLQEETCEYFYQEDVCDKDADLDFLEPWARPPYDQASGSFSSIPGVPSPLSQDQVPEPSTGAERYSPKSIWELDSYLLGPFPDSPLQPLPSSPSLSPQEQLPPRPPRSPRAPCKARKRLVYE; encoded by the coding sequence ATGCTACACACCAGGCCCCGCAGCCCCAGCGCCAACCCTGTACTCTGCTGGTCAGCGCAGACACCAGCACCCAGCCCTGCCAAGCGACGCCGCCTCCACCAGGAGCCCGCGTGTCTAGAGGCCCTGGTTCAGCCCGAGCTGGAAGCAACCGCTGAGCCCGCCACCTCCGTGGTTTTCCTGGCCGCTGGCTCTGCCCTGCAGCTACCCCTGGATGGCATCGACTTGCTGCTGGAGCCAGAGCCCAACTCGGTCTTGGAAGTGTCCCTCCAAGAACACACCATCCTCCTGGTCCCCGAGGGACTCATGACAGAACCCCAGCCAGGACAGCCTGAATTCATGACCATCAGCCCGCAAGGACCCGCTGCCCAGGACGGGCCCCAGGATCACCTAGTCGGTCTCCAGGAAGAAACCTGTGAGTACTTCTACCAAGAGGATGTCTGTGACAAGGATGCAGACTTGGACTTCCTGGAGCCCTGGGCTAGGCCTCCATATGATCAGGCCAGTGGGAGCTTTTCCTCCATCCCAGGGGTGCCCAGTCCTTTGTCTCAGGACCAAGTCCCAGAGCCTTCCACTGGAGCAGAGCGATATTCTCCTAAGTCCATCTGGGAACTGGACAGCTACCTGCTGGGACCCTTCCCTGACTCACCACTTCAGCCTCTGCCTTCATCCCCTTCCCTGAGTCCCCAAGAGCAGCTTCCGCCACGCCCTCCACGCTCTCCCCGGGCTCCTTGCAAGGCCCGGAAGCGACTGGTCTATGAATGA